A single Planctomycetia bacterium DNA region contains:
- the can gene encoding carbonate dehydratase, which yields MRVLSDLFANNRAGAAEMTRCDPDFFARLSHQQAPKYLWIGCSDSRVPANQIVGLLPGQMFVHRNVANVVVHTDLNCLSTIQFAVDVLRVGHVIVCGHYGCGGVLAALRDDKLGLIDNWLRHVHDVRAKYRSQLDALASEEQQHNRLCELNVIEQVVNVSQTTVVREAWVRGQALAVHGWIYALGDGLLRDLNMCVTGEEELRACYEVARAGPDA from the coding sequence ATGCGCGTCTTGAGCGATCTGTTCGCGAACAACCGGGCGGGGGCGGCCGAGATGACCCGGTGCGACCCGGATTTCTTCGCCCGGCTGTCACACCAGCAGGCCCCCAAGTACCTGTGGATCGGATGCTCGGACAGCCGAGTGCCCGCGAACCAGATCGTCGGCCTGCTGCCCGGCCAAATGTTCGTCCACCGCAACGTCGCGAACGTGGTGGTGCATACCGACCTGAACTGCCTGTCGACCATCCAGTTCGCCGTGGACGTGCTCCGCGTGGGACATGTCATCGTATGCGGTCATTACGGCTGCGGCGGTGTCCTGGCTGCATTACGCGACGACAAGTTGGGGCTGATAGACAATTGGCTGCGGCACGTCCATGATGTGCGGGCAAAATACCGATCCCAACTGGATGCCTTGGCGAGCGAAGAGCAACAGCATAATCGGTTGTGCGAGTTGAACGTGATTGAGCAGGTCGTCAACGTCAGCCAGACTACGGTCGTGCGGGAGGCGTGGGTCCGTGGCCAAGCTCTGGCGGTGCATGGCTGGATTTACGCGCTCGGCGACGGGCTGTTGCGGGATCTCAACATGTGCGTCACGGGCGAAGAAGAGCTGCGCGCGTGTTACGAGGTCGCGCGAGCAGGGCCTGACGCTTAA